Below is a genomic region from Peptostreptococcaceae bacterium.
AAATATCCAAATGTAATAATAACGCCACATTCCGCATACTATTCCGAGGAATGTGTGGAAGATCTTCAAAAGATGGCGGCAAATGAAATTGTAAGGGTGTTAAGCGGAGAAAAACCGTTTTCATTGGTAAACAAAGAACTGTTATAAACTTTGAGACATGTTGTAGATACTTTGAATATGAAAAGGAGGATTATGTATGTTTAAAAAGATGGGTATATTTTTGATGGTTTTGGTTCTTGTATTTAGTGTTACGGCATGTGGTGAAAAAGCGTCAGAGGAACCTGCTGAGGGAGACGCGCCTGCTGAAGAGGCAGTAGCTGAAACAATCACATTGAAGGCCGGAATGGCAATCA
It encodes:
- a CDS encoding TRAP transporter substrate-binding protein — its product is MFKKMGIFLMVLVLVFSVTACGEKASEEPAEGDAPAEEAVAETITLKAGMAINQDHPYYLGIERFAEVVNEKTDGRINVEIYHSGQLGGERDLVEG